From the Leptospira licerasiae serovar Varillal str. VAR 010 genome, one window contains:
- a CDS encoding histidine kinase N-terminal 7TM domain-containing protein — translation MGTEVQSLSWFKWTPYAILPLISLFLSVLSLRLGIKSRQTSGAPEFILVCLGIILYSFGYFWEIVSTRPESIIFWDNFQFIGPDLMITSLLFLCLRVANLNRFIHPISILLFSLIPICTELAVWFGKEEWIRPTFRFDNSAPWLALIYEYGPWMQVYVINSIAIFSLCILILIYGAWSQRAFHRIRCLVFMVGISLPFGSQVMTAGGFIPFIHPKLDIFPLTSSFALIVWMYGLFYFRILNLIPLARNQVFEYIQDAVFVMNSSGFLLDCNVAALNLLGTARLKHNSKLSEFLPDLDVLVEECYAHRKTNTEWKTNNGKYYDVSVRSEREEGSQFAIVVLRDVTQRAISERKLSERRDVLQSILDSTSILFLVLDGEGKLILLNRACLQTTGFDLMELEGKVFWETELFADEKHTIAKVFEQRFAKKRFPKHTSVLLRTKEGKSRRTLWEHKEVRDRNGHLQYVISTGTDATGLEEAEFRIETLQRANEEILAQKAIIESQKFDLEEALQNLKRTQAKLIQASKLADLGQLAAGIAHEINNPIGAIQAAGFNILSYLEKIRAELRPILPLLSSLSDEDWNSYKELISLGVSSKEILIGLDRRRILAEVKTEMKSVGVLFPEETAELFVDFGLASSWRNFERILKDQNTRELLPFFLDLLGPEQCVDTIKTAVDRSAKIVYALRSFAHFESSHKKRKFSLKENIDTVLTLYQNLFKHGVEVSTNLDGIPDFLGFPDDLMHLWTNLIMNSVQAMSHKGSIVISASLQGNEVVVSIQDKGPGIPAEAKDQVFDAFFTTKPLGEGSGLGLDIAKRIVEKHQGRIWFESSPGNTIFYVGLPFEV, via the coding sequence ATGGGAACGGAAGTCCAATCTTTATCCTGGTTCAAATGGACTCCTTACGCGATCCTTCCTTTAATCAGCCTCTTTCTTTCCGTTCTCTCTCTTAGATTAGGGATCAAAAGTAGACAAACCTCCGGAGCTCCTGAATTCATTTTAGTATGCCTTGGGATTATCCTCTATAGCTTCGGGTATTTTTGGGAGATAGTCAGCACAAGACCTGAGAGCATTATCTTTTGGGATAATTTCCAATTTATAGGCCCGGATCTTATGATCACTTCACTCCTTTTCCTTTGTTTAAGGGTCGCTAATTTAAATAGATTCATTCATCCGATCAGTATCCTTCTTTTCTCACTCATTCCTATTTGCACCGAACTCGCGGTTTGGTTCGGAAAGGAAGAATGGATTCGTCCTACTTTCAGATTCGACAACTCAGCTCCTTGGTTAGCTTTGATCTACGAATATGGGCCTTGGATGCAAGTCTATGTGATCAATTCCATTGCGATATTCTCTCTATGTATCCTTATTTTAATATACGGAGCCTGGTCCCAAAGAGCATTCCACAGAATAAGATGTCTGGTTTTTATGGTAGGGATCTCTCTTCCATTCGGTAGTCAGGTAATGACTGCGGGAGGTTTTATTCCTTTCATCCATCCTAAACTGGATATCTTTCCTTTAACTTCAAGTTTTGCTTTGATTGTCTGGATGTACGGCCTTTTTTATTTCCGGATCTTAAATCTGATCCCTTTGGCGAGAAACCAGGTCTTTGAATACATACAAGATGCAGTTTTTGTAATGAACTCTTCCGGATTCCTTTTGGACTGCAATGTTGCGGCTCTAAATCTACTCGGAACGGCTAGATTAAAGCATAATTCCAAACTTTCCGAATTTCTTCCCGATCTGGATGTTCTGGTGGAAGAATGTTATGCCCACAGAAAAACGAATACGGAATGGAAAACAAATAACGGGAAGTATTATGACGTTTCCGTTCGCTCCGAAAGGGAGGAAGGTTCTCAATTCGCAATCGTAGTTTTGAGAGATGTGACCCAAAGAGCGATTTCGGAAAGAAAACTTTCGGAAAGAAGAGATGTTCTTCAGAGCATTTTAGACTCTACTAGCATTCTATTTCTAGTTTTGGATGGCGAAGGCAAATTAATTTTATTGAATAGAGCCTGCTTACAAACCACGGGATTCGATCTCATGGAATTGGAAGGAAAAGTTTTTTGGGAAACGGAATTATTCGCGGACGAAAAGCATACTATCGCAAAAGTTTTCGAACAACGTTTCGCAAAAAAAAGATTTCCGAAACATACAAGCGTACTTCTGAGGACTAAAGAAGGAAAGTCCAGAAGAACTCTCTGGGAGCATAAAGAAGTTCGGGATCGAAACGGTCATTTACAATATGTAATCTCTACCGGGACCGACGCCACTGGTTTAGAAGAAGCGGAATTCAGGATTGAAACATTACAAAGAGCGAATGAAGAAATTTTGGCACAAAAAGCTATCATTGAATCCCAAAAATTCGATCTTGAAGAGGCGCTTCAAAACCTGAAAAGGACCCAGGCAAAACTGATCCAAGCATCTAAGTTAGCGGATCTAGGCCAATTAGCGGCAGGAATAGCGCACGAGATCAATAATCCAATCGGGGCAATCCAAGCGGCAGGTTTTAATATTCTTTCTTACTTGGAGAAAATCAGAGCGGAATTACGTCCTATTCTTCCGCTTCTCTCTTCCTTATCCGATGAAGATTGGAACTCCTACAAAGAACTGATATCTTTAGGAGTTTCTTCCAAAGAAATCCTGATCGGACTGGATAGAAGGAGAATACTTGCAGAGGTCAAAACGGAAATGAAATCCGTAGGCGTTCTTTTTCCGGAAGAGACAGCGGAACTATTCGTGGACTTCGGGCTTGCTTCTTCTTGGAGAAATTTCGAAAGAATATTAAAAGATCAGAATACACGGGAACTTCTCCCTTTCTTTTTGGATCTTTTGGGCCCGGAACAATGTGTGGATACTATCAAGACCGCAGTGGATCGTTCCGCAAAAATTGTATATGCACTAAGAAGTTTCGCACATTTCGAATCTTCTCACAAGAAAAGAAAGTTTTCCTTAAAAGAGAATATAGATACCGTTTTAACTCTGTATCAGAATTTATTCAAGCACGGGGTAGAGGTTTCGACTAACTTAGATGGAATTCCTGATTTTTTGGGCTTCCCGGACGATTTAATGCATTTATGGACGAATTTAATCATGAATTCCGTCCAAGCGATGTCTCATAAAGGTTCGATCGTGATCAGCGCATCGTTACAAGGAAACGAGGTAGTGGTTTCTATACAGGACAAGGGACCAGGAATACCTGCAGAAGCGAAAGACCAAGTATTTGACGCATTCTTCACCACCAAACCTTTGGGAGAAGGTTCCGGCTTAGGATTGGATATAGCAAAGCGAATTGTGGAAAAACATCAGGGAAGGATATGGTTCGAATCTTCTCCCGGAAATACTATATTTTATGTGGGGCTTCCTTTCGAGGTCTGA
- a CDS encoding ATP-binding protein, with amino-acid sequence MDHSSSSIPDFRLLFESAPGLYLVLSPELKIIAVSDGYLKATRTERDKILGRGIFEVFPDNPDDPEATGVSNLRSSLLRVLETKAPDTMAVQKYDIQLPKEEGGGFTVKYWSPMNSPVFNKKGKVECIIHKAEDITEFVLLKQRGEQQIEMTEALRSRTEEMETEIIRRSQELQSANKSLRETERIKNEFFANVSHELRTPLSLILAPIESILSDKGSGLSSSNIRMLGTVHNNSVRLLQMVNSLLDFSKFEAGKMKVELESTNINNLIGAILKDFEPSVLEKNIQIKKELPSSDLNVLIDRYLFERIFFNLLSNALKFTPKDGNISVILTYSGDQLLLSVQDSGIGISDSDQRIIFKKFQQAEGSSTRRYGGTGLGLAMVKDFSELLGGSVEVTSKLGTGSKFSVKIPAQKADPGEKESIPKIHSHSPQFSSLEISNEEDADLSDKPKVLICEDNEDLASYIYSLLSPFYRVKSAKNGKEGLKLVYFWEPDLVLSDVMMPEMDGVQLCKEIKADPKISKTIVVLLTALTHREAMLKGWEAKADEYLCKPFHPEELIVRMKSLLAIAEDRKKYLETLEQKNFELEFANAELEAFSYSVSHDLRAPLRAIQGYTQMIIEDHSSVLDAEGIRFLNVLVESTKRMETLIDNLLEFSKVGKKELKDSTFDLTEVAETVVSQIKDQTEHNAEIIVHPLSKVTTDRDMMSYVFQNLISNAVKYSAKKENPKVEIGVTNTEKGKTFFVKDNGAGFDMKYYNRLFGVFQRLHRQDEFSGTGVGLAIVHRIVTRYKGSVWAEGKPGEGASFYFTLGEKAGTAVGSHN; translated from the coding sequence ATGGATCATTCTTCCTCTTCTATCCCTGATTTTCGTCTTCTTTTCGAATCTGCTCCAGGCTTGTATCTGGTGCTTTCTCCGGAGCTTAAAATCATAGCAGTCAGTGATGGATATCTCAAAGCGACTCGAACCGAAAGAGATAAAATTTTAGGTAGAGGGATTTTCGAAGTCTTTCCGGACAATCCCGATGATCCGGAAGCGACAGGTGTAAGTAATCTTCGCAGTTCCCTTCTTCGTGTTTTGGAAACCAAAGCTCCCGACACGATGGCGGTCCAAAAGTACGATATCCAACTCCCAAAAGAAGAAGGAGGAGGATTCACAGTTAAATATTGGAGCCCCATGAACTCCCCCGTTTTTAATAAAAAAGGAAAGGTAGAGTGTATCATCCATAAAGCGGAAGATATCACCGAGTTTGTTCTTTTAAAACAACGAGGAGAGCAACAAATTGAGATGACTGAAGCTCTTCGTTCTAGAACGGAAGAGATGGAAACGGAGATCATACGACGTTCTCAGGAATTACAATCCGCAAATAAGAGTTTAAGAGAAACAGAAAGGATCAAAAACGAATTTTTTGCAAATGTTTCCCACGAACTTAGAACTCCTCTTAGTTTAATCCTCGCTCCAATAGAATCGATTCTCTCCGACAAAGGGTCCGGACTTTCCAGCAGCAATATCCGGATGCTGGGAACCGTGCATAATAATTCGGTCAGACTTCTTCAAATGGTGAATAGTCTATTAGATTTTTCTAAATTTGAAGCCGGAAAGATGAAAGTGGAACTAGAATCCACAAATATAAATAATCTAATCGGCGCAATTCTTAAAGATTTTGAGCCGAGCGTTTTGGAAAAAAATATCCAAATCAAAAAGGAACTCCCTTCCTCCGACCTGAATGTTCTGATCGATCGTTATTTATTCGAAAGGATATTTTTCAACCTTCTTTCCAATGCTTTAAAATTCACTCCTAAAGACGGGAATATTTCCGTCATTCTAACTTATTCCGGAGACCAACTTCTTCTTTCCGTTCAGGATTCCGGGATTGGGATCTCCGACTCGGACCAAAGAATCATTTTCAAAAAGTTCCAACAAGCCGAAGGTTCTTCCACCAGAAGATACGGAGGAACAGGACTTGGCCTTGCAATGGTCAAAGATTTTTCTGAACTTTTGGGCGGTTCCGTGGAAGTTACAAGCAAACTGGGAACAGGAAGCAAATTCAGCGTCAAAATTCCGGCTCAAAAAGCGGATCCGGGGGAAAAGGAATCTATTCCTAAAATTCATTCTCATTCTCCCCAATTTTCTAGTTTAGAAATATCTAATGAAGAAGATGCGGATCTTTCGGACAAACCAAAAGTCTTGATCTGCGAAGATAATGAGGACCTTGCTAGTTATATATATTCACTTCTCTCCCCATTCTACCGAGTCAAGTCCGCTAAAAACGGAAAAGAGGGACTAAAATTAGTATATTTTTGGGAGCCGGACCTGGTCCTTTCCGATGTAATGATGCCAGAGATGGACGGCGTGCAACTTTGTAAAGAGATCAAAGCGGATCCTAAAATTTCCAAGACGATCGTGGTACTTCTCACTGCGTTAACCCATAGAGAGGCAATGCTAAAAGGCTGGGAAGCGAAGGCGGACGAATATTTATGCAAACCCTTCCATCCGGAAGAATTGATCGTAAGAATGAAGTCCCTTCTTGCAATTGCAGAAGATAGAAAAAAGTATTTAGAAACATTAGAGCAAAAAAATTTCGAATTAGAATTCGCGAATGCGGAGTTGGAAGCATTCTCCTATTCCGTTTCGCATGATTTGAGAGCGCCACTACGGGCGATCCAAGGTTACACTCAAATGATCATAGAAGATCATAGTTCAGTTCTGGATGCAGAAGGGATCCGATTCTTGAATGTGCTCGTCGAATCCACGAAAAGAATGGAAACTCTGATCGATAATTTATTAGAATTTTCTAAAGTAGGGAAAAAAGAGCTGAAAGACTCCACTTTCGACCTGACGGAAGTCGCCGAAACCGTAGTAAGTCAAATCAAAGACCAAACAGAACATAACGCTGAAATTATAGTTCATCCCCTCTCAAAAGTGACGACTGATAGAGACATGATGTCTTACGTTTTCCAAAATTTGATATCCAACGCGGTAAAATATTCCGCCAAAAAAGAAAACCCTAAGGTGGAGATAGGAGTTACGAATACAGAAAAAGGAAAAACGTTCTTCGTAAAAGACAATGGCGCCGGTTTTGATATGAAATATTACAATCGACTTTTCGGCGTTTTCCAAAGACTCCATAGACAAGACGAATTCTCCGGCACAGGAGTCGGCCTTGCAATCGTGCACAGGATCGTGACACGATACAAGGGTTCGGTTTGGGCAGAAGGTAAACCGGGAGAAGGCGCCTCCTTCTACTTTACCTTGGGTGAAAAAGCCGGAACCGCGGTCGGTTCGCATAACTGA
- a CDS encoding tyrosine-type recombinase/integrase translates to MPQKIKIWKHWENGHCFTAISFSYDTELVQKFLKMPRAVWNRKDRFWKIPYSESFLTEFVSTHREKIEADPDILLIPLKTEVLRRNYSKKTLKSYFLYNRAFLRSIEKSPYSVTESDLKMYLDQILYEKNLAATSIRSALQSFRFYYNIVIGQKFLISYSPPKRENKIPESLSRKEVSRIIESNSNPKHRLLLKLCYGSGLRVGELVKLKGYDLDWDKKSIRIRQGKGKKDRFSLLPNSCIKDLSELLQRQGKSSWIFTGQIPGKSLNVRTAEQIFTNAKNKAGVTKDVSIHDLRHAFAIHLLEAGTSIKMIQRLLGHVSVKTTEIYARIVDPMVSKIKSPLDDL, encoded by the coding sequence ATGCCCCAAAAGATCAAAATTTGGAAACATTGGGAGAATGGACACTGTTTCACTGCCATTTCGTTTTCTTACGATACCGAACTCGTTCAGAAATTTTTAAAAATGCCTCGGGCAGTTTGGAATCGCAAAGACAGGTTCTGGAAAATTCCTTATTCCGAATCTTTTCTCACTGAATTTGTCTCTACTCATCGAGAAAAGATAGAAGCGGATCCTGACATTCTTCTAATTCCGCTCAAAACGGAAGTATTAAGACGCAATTATAGTAAAAAAACCCTGAAGTCCTACTTTCTTTATAACAGAGCCTTCTTAAGATCGATCGAAAAAAGTCCGTATTCTGTGACCGAATCGGATCTAAAGATGTATTTGGACCAAATTTTATACGAAAAGAACCTTGCTGCTACTTCAATCAGATCAGCTCTGCAATCTTTTAGATTCTATTATAATATTGTAATAGGGCAAAAATTTTTAATCTCGTATTCACCTCCGAAAAGAGAGAACAAGATCCCTGAATCCTTATCTAGAAAAGAAGTTTCCAGGATCATTGAATCGAATTCCAATCCTAAGCATAGACTTCTATTAAAACTTTGTTATGGATCCGGATTAAGAGTAGGGGAACTCGTAAAACTAAAAGGCTACGACTTGGATTGGGACAAAAAATCTATTCGGATCCGACAAGGCAAGGGAAAGAAGGACCGTTTCAGTCTGCTCCCAAATAGCTGTATAAAAGATCTCTCCGAGTTACTACAGCGCCAAGGTAAAAGTTCCTGGATTTTCACAGGCCAAATCCCTGGCAAAAGCCTAAACGTTCGAACCGCAGAACAAATTTTCACTAACGCCAAGAATAAAGCCGGAGTCACAAAAGACGTTTCGATCCACGATCTCAGACACGCCTTCGCTATCCATTTGCTGGAGGCAGGCACTTCGATCAAAATGATCCAAAGATTGCTCGGCCATGTTTCAGTAAAAACCACGGAAATCTACGCTAGAATCGTTGACCCGATGGTTTCCAAGATCAAAAGTCCTCTGGACGACCTCTGA
- a CDS encoding dsDNA nuclease domain-containing protein, whose translation MQNILNSNPPDDSGADSFSRFIYQADIAFPYCIRCIIDENIVSVTMEHYEDIVIQESGDRWRFIQVKTRNPELGPWKLSDVLGESGAIHSLYRTYKEIQNFNFSLEMILEGAIKKDDDLNSFKNGSYNKLIEKKVQDKLEIDESEVKKFLSKVTLLPSPSSRDDIKVRNRDLVHSQNPRLQRDSILRIENILLTELSKAMSLDRLKEGWPKYIINPDSEIEEKIKAKTLSRITLCQLIPELQVSQSLSYLLTQITSADKSPSVVSTLERKLRRGGGTEEIISTARMLRANTQKFLIEKRIIQGAINESILDDLDIRIETQAKSRLSLYVNGDNPAIHLWNKLLEDFTSISDKIDMNQLLNADPMLLLGEACQRAEECKISFGGGYED comes from the coding sequence ATGCAAAATATATTAAATAGTAATCCGCCAGATGATTCAGGAGCCGATTCTTTTTCTAGATTTATATATCAAGCTGATATTGCCTTTCCGTATTGCATTAGATGCATAATAGACGAAAACATAGTATCCGTTACCATGGAACATTACGAGGATATCGTAATCCAAGAATCTGGTGATCGTTGGAGATTTATTCAAGTAAAAACAAGAAATCCTGAATTGGGTCCTTGGAAGTTGAGCGATGTACTGGGTGAAAGCGGTGCAATACATAGTCTCTACAGAACGTATAAGGAAATACAGAATTTCAATTTTTCATTAGAAATGATACTCGAGGGAGCTATCAAAAAAGATGATGACTTAAATTCTTTTAAGAATGGATCGTACAATAAGCTAATAGAAAAAAAAGTTCAAGATAAATTAGAGATCGATGAATCGGAGGTTAAAAAATTTCTCTCGAAAGTCACTCTGCTCCCATCTCCTTCAAGTCGAGATGACATTAAAGTTCGAAATCGTGATTTAGTTCATTCACAAAACCCAAGATTACAAAGAGATTCTATTCTTAGAATTGAAAATATTCTGTTAACCGAACTGTCAAAAGCAATGAGCTTGGATAGACTTAAAGAAGGATGGCCTAAGTATATTATTAATCCAGATTCAGAAATTGAAGAAAAGATCAAAGCAAAAACTCTGTCTCGCATTACCCTTTGCCAATTAATACCAGAATTGCAAGTTTCTCAATCTTTGAGCTATTTACTTACCCAGATTACTTCCGCTGATAAAAGCCCCTCGGTTGTTTCCACTTTGGAAAGGAAATTACGAAGAGGAGGAGGTACAGAAGAAATTATTTCAACAGCCAGAATGCTTCGAGCAAATACGCAAAAGTTCCTTATAGAAAAAAGGATTATTCAAGGTGCAATTAACGAGAGTATTTTAGATGATCTAGATATCAGGATCGAAACTCAGGCAAAATCTCGACTATCACTATATGTTAATGGAGATAACCCCGCTATCCACCTTTGGAATAAATTACTCGAAGACTTTACCTCTATCTCAGATAAAATCGACATGAATCAATTGCTTAATGCAGATCCAATGTTACTATTAGGCGAAGCCTGTCAAAGGGCTGAGGAATGCAAGATTAGTTTTGGTGGCGGATATGAAGATTGA
- a CDS encoding AAA family ATPase, with protein sequence MRLRITELNLIGSKRIISFEKGLNIVVGPIATGKTTLIKLLRACLGGSLENLPPEAKAVTVLEMTLTIGETQYSITRNAVSTPTSLVDIAGGNEFIRLPFTKKTDSGTKKTYIEWLLEKLDLPKLEVPSAPTKIESEASPVTINDYFLYCILHQTEIGSSIFGHLDYFKNIKRKYVFEILYGIYDIKIANLQENLRDIKTKIRISSNQDELLNDILAKTILENRDEIEHKLLETKQRLVEIEKVTISTANDIDKDSKVSEIKKSIFDLQDKIRSIEKNIALEEASIESLDLLSSQYQSQSIKIAKSISSKKYLGSIEFILCPRCGSHLDKTRIDESHCYLCLQEPGQEVTREELIKEQRRVESEFSEIIALIEERKRRISDLNNELVSLRENEKDLNEELNFRTSTFISEKLETLSSVGEERATLKERIERLESYIVIFSKIDDNRSQIDNLKEVEADLEAQLESQKTILNFSRRNLKDLSETYSSILESYNPPAFGDSTLSSINEDTYIPTFRGRKFETLSSPGLGTLVNVAHALAHQIVSIEKHLRLPNILIIDGLSEHLGQEGLDPERLEAVYKSIVNISEKYKETLQIIIMDNHHVPDFAEKYVKLRLTEAERLII encoded by the coding sequence GTGAGATTAAGAATTACTGAATTAAACTTAATTGGAAGCAAGCGTATAATTTCATTTGAAAAAGGGCTGAATATTGTAGTTGGACCGATCGCGACTGGTAAAACAACACTTATAAAGCTTTTACGTGCCTGTCTTGGCGGATCATTAGAGAACCTTCCTCCTGAAGCGAAAGCTGTGACTGTCCTCGAAATGACTTTGACTATTGGCGAAACTCAATATTCGATTACTAGAAACGCAGTTTCCACTCCAACAAGTTTAGTAGATATTGCTGGCGGTAATGAATTTATAAGACTACCTTTTACCAAAAAGACTGATAGCGGTACAAAAAAAACTTATATAGAATGGCTTTTAGAAAAACTTGACCTTCCTAAACTCGAGGTCCCGTCAGCGCCGACAAAAATCGAAAGCGAAGCTTCCCCGGTAACAATTAACGATTATTTTCTATATTGTATCCTTCATCAAACTGAAATAGGATCAAGCATTTTTGGGCATCTTGATTATTTTAAAAATATAAAGAGGAAATATGTTTTCGAAATTTTATATGGGATTTACGATATAAAGATTGCCAATCTTCAAGAAAATTTGCGAGATATTAAAACAAAAATTAGAATATCAAGTAACCAGGATGAATTACTGAATGATATTCTTGCAAAGACTATATTAGAAAATAGAGATGAAATCGAGCATAAGCTCTTGGAAACAAAACAAAGGCTTGTCGAAATTGAGAAAGTTACTATCTCTACTGCAAATGACATTGATAAAGATTCGAAAGTTAGTGAGATAAAAAAAAGCATATTTGATTTACAAGACAAGATTCGCAGTATTGAAAAAAATATTGCTTTAGAAGAAGCATCAATTGAATCTTTAGATCTTTTATCTTCTCAATATCAGTCTCAATCAATCAAGATAGCTAAATCGATTTCGTCAAAAAAATACCTCGGTTCTATTGAGTTTATTTTATGCCCCAGATGTGGAAGCCATCTTGACAAAACACGAATTGATGAGTCTCATTGTTACCTTTGTCTTCAAGAGCCTGGCCAAGAGGTTACGAGAGAAGAATTGATTAAAGAACAAAGAAGGGTTGAGAGTGAATTTTCTGAAATTATCGCCTTAATTGAAGAACGAAAACGAAGGATATCAGATTTAAATAATGAATTGGTTTCGCTTCGAGAAAATGAAAAGGATTTAAATGAAGAGTTAAATTTTAGGACTTCAACATTCATTTCAGAAAAACTGGAAACCCTTTCTTCTGTCGGAGAAGAACGAGCGACCTTAAAGGAAAGAATTGAAAGATTGGAATCATATATTGTGATCTTTTCTAAAATTGATGATAATCGAAGCCAAATTGATAATCTTAAAGAAGTTGAGGCAGATTTGGAAGCTCAACTGGAAAGTCAAAAAACAATTTTAAATTTTTCTAGGCGTAATTTAAAAGATCTTTCCGAGACTTATAGCTCTATTTTAGAGAGTTATAACCCTCCAGCTTTTGGCGACTCGACATTAAGCAGCATTAATGAAGATACATATATACCTACTTTTAGAGGAAGAAAATTTGAAACTTTAAGTTCACCAGGTTTGGGTACATTAGTCAATGTTGCTCACGCCTTAGCCCATCAAATAGTCTCCATTGAAAAGCATTTAAGATTACCGAATATTCTGATTATTGATGGCTTAAGTGAGCATCTTGGACAGGAAGGTTTGGATCCGGAAAGACTTGAGGCAGTTTATAAATCTATTGTTAATATTTCAGAAAAGTATAAAGAAACGCTTCAAATTATTATTATGGATAATCATCATGTCCCTGATTTCGCTGAGAAGTATGTAAAATTACGATTAACTGAAGCAGAAAGACTAATTATATAA
- a CDS encoding helix-turn-helix transcriptional regulator, whose product MASPHTKSRKRPILRPSDAQKVANSEVTMFASVLPQWKVSKKDKEFFYKALKSARKDAGLTQADVAKKLKRSRSHISKIELGQRRLFMDEFLILYRLYGKPTIYFYSAFIKSDLVEQIKPE is encoded by the coding sequence ATGGCATCACCTCATACGAAAAGCAGAAAAAGACCGATTCTAAGACCTTCAGATGCCCAGAAGGTAGCAAATTCCGAAGTCACAATGTTTGCCAGTGTTCTTCCACAATGGAAAGTCTCAAAGAAGGATAAGGAATTCTTCTACAAAGCTTTGAAATCCGCGCGAAAGGATGCTGGGCTTACTCAAGCGGATGTAGCTAAGAAGTTAAAACGAAGTCGAAGTCATATTTCTAAAATAGAGCTAGGGCAAAGGCGGCTATTTATGGATGAGTTTTTGATTTTATACAGGCTTTATGGAAAACCAACTATCTATTTCTACTCAGCCTTTATCAAAAGTGATCTTGTTGAACAGATTAAGCCCGAGTAA
- a CDS encoding helix-turn-helix domain-containing protein: MTSKKTEKLIGKKVQAVIEDHGESQKEAAPELNISPAGLNNIIQGRVESLSQAFLTTFKERYKVNLDWLLDDSKPIKPVLYSSSDEGQVFQMDEDKVLFSKIKSTKGVKEIVKTLLQISPDQRKIIADVASEFAKKK, encoded by the coding sequence ATGACCTCAAAGAAAACTGAAAAACTAATTGGAAAGAAGGTACAAGCAGTTATAGAAGATCATGGTGAAAGCCAGAAAGAAGCAGCTCCTGAGCTAAATATTTCTCCAGCAGGATTGAACAATATTATCCAAGGTAGAGTAGAATCGCTCTCTCAAGCATTTCTTACTACTTTTAAGGAAAGATATAAGGTAAACCTCGACTGGCTTTTAGATGATTCCAAACCTATTAAACCTGTTCTGTATTCTTCTTCCGATGAAGGACAGGTTTTTCAGATGGATGAGGATAAAGTTTTATTCAGTAAAATCAAAAGCACAAAAGGTGTGAAAGAAATCGTAAAGACACTCTTACAAATTTCACCTGATCAGAGAAAGATCATTGCTGATGTAGCTTCTGAGTTTGCCAAAAAGAAGTGA